Proteins encoded within one genomic window of Arachis ipaensis cultivar K30076 chromosome B08, Araip1.1, whole genome shotgun sequence:
- the LOC107614346 gene encoding PAP-specific phosphatase HAL2-like yields the protein MENDRYAKELEVAVRVVHVACALCRRVQEKLFSNDSDHVLSKDDDSPVTVADFSVQATVSWLLSATFGVENVSIVAEEDIQTISKDDSANLLAAVVNTVNESLALASNYGLQSPESTLGNSEVLEAIRRCNSTGGLRGRHWILDPVDGTLGFVRGDQYAVALALIEDGNALLGVLGCPNYPLKAESLNYNHQHHHETMSESSSPVCDASEKGCILYARKGSGEAWLQPLISRDKVLEWPNYAQLIRVSSVDDPALATLCEPVERANSNHSFTAGLAHSVGLRKQPLRVHSMVKYAAIARGDAEIFMKFARSGYKEKIWDHAAGVVIVEEAGGVVTDAGGRPLDFSKGMYLECLDRGIIACSGITLHEKLIAAVYASWDSSNL from the exons ATGGAGAATGACCGCTACGCCAAGGAATTGGAGGTGGCCGTCAGAGTGGTCCACGTGGCATGCGCCCTATGCAGGAGGGTGCAAGAGAAACTCTTTTCTAACGACAGTGACCACGTTCTCTCCAAGGATGATGATTCCCCTGTAACTGTTGCAG ATTTTAGTGTACAAGCAACCGTCAGTTGGTTACTTTCAGCAACTTTTGGGGTTGAAAATGTTTCCATTGTCGCCGAAGAAGATATACAAACTATATCGAAGGATGATTCAGCAAATCTGCTGGCAGCTGTGGTGAACACTGTCAACGAGTCCTTGGCCTTAGCATCCAACTATGGTCTTCAAAGTCCAGAGTCAACTCTTGGGAATTCAGAAGTTCTTGAGGCCATTAGGCGCTGCAACTCAACTGGAGGACTTAGAGGAAGACATTGGATACTTGACCCTGTTGATGGCACATTAGGATTTGTACGCGGGGATCAGTATGCCGTTGCTCTGGCATTAATTGAAGATGGAAATGCTCTTCTTGGGGTTCTTGGGTGTCCTAATTATCCGCTGAAGGCAGAATCGCTCAATTATAATCACCAGCATCATCATGAAACCATGTCGGAATCATCTTCACCGGTTTGTGACGCATCCGAAAAAGGTTGTATCTTGTATGCAAGGAAAGGCAGTGGTGAGGCATGGTTGCAACCATTAATTTCCAGAGATAAGGTACTAGAGTGGCCAAATTACGCTCAACTTATTCGCGTTTCATCCGTTGATGATCCGGCATTGGCAACTCTTTGTGAACCAGTGGAAAGGGCCAACTCGAACCATTCCTTCACCGCTGGACTTGCTCATAGCGTGGGACTTAG AAAACAGCCGTTGCGTGTCCACAGCATGGTCAAATATGCAGCAATAGCACGGGGAGACGCCGAGATATTCATGAAGTTCGCAAGATCCGGGTATAAGGAGAAGATATGGGATCATGCTGCTGGTGTTGTGATTGTGGAAGAGGCCGGTGGTGTGGTAACGGATGCCGGGGGACGTCCTTTAGACTTCTCGAAGGGAATGTACTTAGAATGCCTTGACCGAGGCATAATCGCTTGCTCCGGCATCAcgttgcatgagaaattgattgCTGCTGTTTATGCCAGTTGGGACTCCTCAAATCTGTGA